From Mustela nigripes isolate SB6536 chromosome 13, MUSNIG.SB6536, whole genome shotgun sequence, one genomic window encodes:
- the NYNRIN gene encoding protein NYNRIN isoform X1: MLLSGGDPPAQEWFMVQTKSKPRVQRQRLQVQRIFRVKLNAFQSRPDTPYFWLQLEGPKENMSKAKEYLKGLCSPELWKEVRYPQALHCAFLGAQGLFLDCLCWSTLAYLVPGPPGSLMVGGLTESFIMTQNWLEELVGRLRWGPAALLTPRGIWEAEVTRAFGALVWIRGDQYAGDLLQLPPAVQELLLSLVRDAAGKEDIIEWLGRIGTSESRSDPEVLICPPHQQKEGPAMVSVGDGPGPFLEVGTLQNRNQEHSKRLTSLGATRALVLGAPGQNTQQETANQLVRVNSNSHGGADSGREEGPARATSSQDSAPHAQALSQQKPGQRAEDKVPFQPPVSALGLCPPWKAWTPGPAFGPLWPGAIAATFWRINELHSLHLAWLLSQACFSFPFWQRPLGPIQFKLPGQNPLPLNLEWKQKELVPLSSMESPECRPEAGPGGEAALQNCPRPETPPKVMSLLVVSGGSGVKDKTSPGLPQIGPPLTSVPPLQTGSEPGDQGSGQWDSKGPEEGPFPALLPGQGVSTAQGGPVAQGGLTAPSVPDAQTVPETLEVPMAAAVATAQTPPADQGLPAVPKVPTAQTTLAVPAEPAALEVPSAPTKPAAPGVPSAQKTAVAPPASATPGAPANPKAPAAQKTPSAKSSPAGPKAPKAQTGPLAKTGSAGPKAPRAPKTAAQKTLADSGPVLGAAKLPSEGQSSSRGDASFPKGKAEAERQGPQSGSTSAPSRKHQAQTEGFLGAREGAPRQPPRHPQANSTVTSFQRYHEALNTPFELNLSGEPGNQGLRRVVIDGSSVAMVHGLQHFFSCRGIAMAVQYFWNRGHREVTVFVPTWQLKKNRRVRESHFLTKLHSLKMLSITPSQLENGKKITTYDYRFMVKLAEETDGIIVTNEQLHILMNNSKKLMVKDRLLPFTFAGNLFMVPDDPLGRDGPTLDEFLKKPNRLDTDVGNFLKVWKTLPPSSASTSEPSDGVDLVPPESLPNIEDVQEEKEGQDEEQREGQGAQELPEEDAPDSSLASVFMAECSSLSEEILRCLSLHDPPDGALDVDLLPAPASPYLGIPWDGKAPCQQVLAQLAQLTIPSNFTALSFFVGFMDSHRDVIPDYEALVGPLHSLLKQKPDWQWDWEHEKAFLALKRALVSALCLTAPNAQLPFRLEVTVSQVALTAVVYQEHSGRKHPIAYTSKPLLPDEESEGPQSGGDSPYAVAWALKHFSRCIGDTPVVLDLSYASRTTVGPETQEGRRVSKAWLIRWSLLVQDKGKRALELTLLQGLLGENRLLTPASSMPRFFQVLPPFSDLSTFVCIHMSGYCFYREDEWCAGFGLYVLSPTSAPVSLSFSCSPYTPTYAHLAAVACGLERFGQSRLPVVFLTHCNWIFSLLWELLPLWRARGFLSSDGAPLPHPSLLSYIISLTSGLSSLPFIYRTSYRGSLFAVTVDTLAKQGAQGGGQWWDLPKDVPVPIVSPHTMGKRPDLLALQQSDSTLAEVIAKLRVGQKLPGSSPFSSVFNSLSLDQESGLLMFKADKRPRVWVVPRQLRRDLIFCVHDPPLGGHQRPEETYKKLRLLGWWPGMQEHVRDYCRSCLFCIPRNLTGSDLKVIESPWPLRSTAPWSTLQIEVVGPITISEEGHKHVLIVADPNTRWVEAFPLKPYTHTAVAQVLLQHVFARWGVPVRLEAAQGPQFARHVLVSCGLALGAQAASLSRDLQFPCLTSSDAYWEFKRALKEFIFLHGKKWAASLPLLHLAFRASSTQATPVQILTGDEVRLGKPLWWEMSSANIEGLKMDVFLLQLIGELLELHWRVADKASEKAENRRFKRESQEKEWNVGDQVLLLSLPRNGSSAKWVGPFYIGDRLSLSLYRVWGFPTPEKLGCIYPSSLMKAFAKSGTPLSFKVLEQ; encoded by the exons ATGCTCCTGTCCGGGGGCGACCCTCCGGCGCAGGAATGGTTCATGGTGCAGACCAAATCAAAGCCCCGGGTGCAGCGGCAGCGGCTGCAAGTGCAGCGCATCTTCAGGGTCAAGCTGAACGCCTTCCAGAGCCGCCCAGACACCCCCTACTTCTGGCTGCAGCTCGAGGGGCCCAAGGAGAACATGAGCAAAGCCAAG GAATATCTGAAGGGCCTGTGCAGCCCGGAGCTGTGGAAGGAGGTTCGCTACCCACAGGCCCTGCACTGCGCCTTCCTTGGGGCCCAGGGCCTCTTTCTCGACTGTCTCTGCTGGAGCACTCTGGCCTACCTGGTGCCTGGCCCCCCTGGCTCCCTGATGGTGGGGGGGCTGACTGAGTCTTTCATCATGACCCAGAACTGGCTGGAGGAGCTGGTGGGGCGGCTGCGCTGGGgccctgccgctctgcttacccCTCGGGGGATCTGGGAGGCCGAGGTGACCAGGGCCTTCGGGGCCCTGGTCTGGATCCGCGGTGACCAGTATGCAGGGGATCTGCTGCAGCTGCCCCCAGCGGTCCAAGAGCTGCTGCTGAGCCTGGTGCGGGACGCTGCAGGCAAGGAGGACATCATCGAGTGGCTCGGCCGCATCGGCACTTCCGAGTCCCGCTCTGACCCCGAGGTCCTGATCTGCCCTCCTCACCAGCAGAAGGAAGGCCCGGCCATGGTGTCTGTGGGAGACGGTCCTGGGCCCTTCCTGGAGGTGGGGACCCTCCAGAACAGGAATCAAGAACATTCCAAGAGGTTAACCAGCCTGGGAGCCACCAGGGCCCTGGTCTTGGGTGCGCCGGGCCAGAACACACAACAGGAAACAGCAAACCAGCTGGTACG GGTCAATTCCAACAGCCATGGTGGCGCAGACAGCGGTCGAGAGGAAGGGCCAGCGCGAGCCACCAGCAGCCAGGACTCTGCACCCCATGCACAGGCCCTGTCCCAGCAGAAGCCAGGCCAGAGAGCGGAAGACAAAGTCCCCTTCCAGCCCCCAGTGTCAGCCCTGGGATTGTGCCCGCCCTGGAAGGCCTGGACCCCTGGGCCTGCCTTTGGGCCCTTGTGGCCCGGGGCTATCGCCGCCACCTTCTGGAGGATCAATGAGCTGCACTccctccacctggcctggctcctGTCCCAGGCgtgcttcagtttccccttctggcAGAGGCCCCTAGGCCCCATTCAGTTCAAGCTACCAGGGCAGAATCCTTTGCCCTTGAATCTCGAGTGGAAGCAGAAGGAGCTGGTTCCTTTGTCCAGCATGGAAAGCCCCGAGTGCAGACCAGAGGCGGGACCAGGAGGAGAGGCAGCCCTACAGAACTGCCCGAGGCCGGAGACCCCCCCGAAAGTCATGAGTTTATTGGTAGTCTCAGGGGGCTCAGGTGTAAAGGACAAGACTAGCCCCGGACTTCCCCAGATAGGACCACCCTTGACCTCTGTACCGCCACTGCAAACTGGAAGCGAGCCAGGGGATCAAGGAAGCGGGCAGTGGGACAGTAAGGGGCCAGAAGAGGGGCCCTTTCCGGCGCTGCTGCCAGGGCAAGGAGTGTCTACAGCTCAGGGGGGGCCCGTGGCTCAAGGGGGGCTGACCGCGCCATCAGTACCTGATGCTCAAACAGTGCCTGAAACTCTTGAAGTGCCCATGGCTGCAGCAGTGGCCACAGCTCAAACCCCACCTGCGGATCAAGGGCTGCCTGCTGTCCCCAAAGTGCCTACAGCCCAGACGACGCTAGCAGTCCCTGCGGAACCTGCAGCTCTCGAAGTGCCTTCGGCCCCCACGAAGCCAGCAGCTCCAGGGGTGCCCTCGGCTCAGAAGACAGCCGTGGCTCCGCCAGCATCAgcaactccaggggcacctgcaAATCCAAAAGCTCCCGCAGCTCAGAAAACGCCTTCGGCAAAATCGTCACCTGCAGGGCCCAAAGCTCCCAAAGCCCAAACTGGGCCTCTAGCCAAAACAGGGTCTGCTGGCCCCAAAGCCCCCAGAGCTCCCAAAACTGCGGCTCAGAAGACACTCGCAGATTCGGGACCGGTCTTGGGTGCGGCCAAACTCCCGAGCGAGGGCCAGTCTTCGTCAAGGGGTGACGCCTCCTTCCCAAAGGGCAAGGCGGAGGCCGAAAGGCAGGGCCCCCAGTCCGGCAGCACCTCAGCTCCCAGTCGTAAGCACCAAGCTCAGACAGAGGGGTTCCTGGGGGCGCGGGAGGGAGCCCCGAGGCAGCCGCCTCGCCATCCACAGGCAAACAGCACGGTGACCAGCTTCCAGAGGTACCACGAGGCCCTGAACACCCCTTTTGAGCTGAACCTGTCGGGGGAACCCGGGAACCAGGGTCTGCGGCGAGTGGTCATCGATGGGAGCAGTGTGGCCATGGT gcATGGCCTCCAGCACTTCTTCTCCTGCCGTGGCATTGCCATGGCGGTGCAGTATTTCTGGAACCGGGGCCACCGAGAGGTCACTGTGTTCGTACCTACCTGGCAGCTGAAGAAGAACCGGAGGGTGAGAG AGAGCCACTTCCTGACGAAGCTGCACTCCCTCAAGATGCTTTCAATCACCCCCTCCCAGCTTGAGAATGGCAAGAAGATCACCACCTACGACTACAG gtTCATGGTGAAGCTCGCAGAGGAGACAGACGGCATCATCGTTACCAACGAGCAGCTCCACATCCTGATGAATAATTCCAAGAAACTGATGGTCAAAGATCG CCTGCTACCCTTCACCTTTGCGGGGAATCTCTTCATGGTGCCAGATGACCCCCTGGGCCGTGATGGTCCCACCCTGGACGAGTTTCTGAAGAAGCCAAACAG GCTGGACACTGATGTGGGCAACTTCCTGAAGGTGTGGAAGACCCTTCCTCCCAGCTCAGCCAGCACCTCTGAGCCTAGTGACGGTGTCGACCTTGTGCCTCCCGAGAGTCTGCCGAATATAGAGGACgtccaggaggagaaggaggggcaggatgaggagcagagggaggggcagggggcgcAGGAGCTGCCTGAAGAAGACGCCCCAGACTCCTCCCTGGCCTCAGTGTTCATGGCTGAGTGCTCTTCCCTTTCTGAGGAAATCCTCCGGTGCCTCAGCCTCCACGACCCCCCAGACGGGGCCCTAGACGTTGATCTCCTGCCTGCGCCAGCTTCTCCTTACCTGGGCATCCCCTGGGACGGGAAGGCACCCTGCCAGCAGGTCCTGGCCCAGCTGGCTCAGCTGACCATCCCTAGCAACTTCACTGCCCTGTCCTTCTTCGTGGGGTTCATGGACTCCCACCGTGATGTCATTCCCGACTATGAAGCTCTCGTGGGCCCCCTGCACAGCCTCCTCAAGCAGAAGCCGGACTGGCAGTGGGACTGGGAGCATGAGAAGGCCTTCCTGGCTCTGAAGCGAGCCCTGGTGTCTGCCCTCTGTCTGACGGCCCCCAATGCCCAGCTGCCCTTCCGTCTGGAGGTGACAGTGAGCCAGGTGGCCCTGACGGCCGTCGTCTATCAGGAGCACTCAGGGAGGAAGCACCCCATAGCCTATACCTCAAAACCTCTCCTCCCCGACGAGGAGAGTGAGGGCCCCCAGTCAGGGGGAGACAGCCCCTATGCTGTGGCCTGGGCCCTCAAACATTTTTCCCGCTGCATTGGAGACACCCCAGTGGTCCTGGACCTTTCTTACGCCTCCCGGACCACTGTGGGCCCCGAGACCCAGGAGGGCCGCAGGGTTTCCAAAGCATGGTTGATCCGATGGTCCCTCCTGGTACAGGACAAAGGCAAGAGGGCCCTGGAATTGACCCTTCTCCAAGGCCTGCTGGGAGAAAACCGGCTGCTGACGCCCGCATCCTCGATGCCTCGCTTTTTCCAGGTCCTGCCTCCTTTTTCCGACCTGTCCACTTTCGTCTGCATCCACATGTCGGGCTATTGCTTTTACCGTGAGGACGAGTGGTGTGCCGGCTTTGGTCTCTATGTCCTGTCTCCCACCAGTGCCCCggtctccctttccttctcttgttcCCCTTACACACCAACCTATGCCCACCTGGCAGCCGTGGCCTGTGGCCTGGAGCGCTTCGGCCAGTCCCGCCTCCCAGTGGTTTTCCTCACGCACTGCAACTGGATTTTCAGCCTCCTCTGGGAGCTCCTGCCCCTGTGGAGGGCTCGAGGCTTCCTCTCCTCAGATGGGGCCCCGCTACCTCACCCAAGCCTGCTCTCATACATCATCTCACTCACCTctggcctctcctccctcccattTATCTACCGAACCTCCTACAGGGGCTCCCTGTTTGCCGTGACAGTGGACACCCTGGCCAAACAGGGCGCACAGGGGGGCGGGCAGTGGTGGGACCTGCCCAAGGACGTGCCGGTTCCCATCGTGTCCCCCCACACCATGGGCAAGAGGCCTGACTTGCTGGCATTGCAGCAGAGTGACAGCACCTTGGCTGAGGTCATTGCCAAACTGCGGGTTGGGCAGAAACTGCCCGGCTCCTCCCCCTTCAGTTCTGTCTTTAACTCCCTCAGCCTCGACCAGGAGAGCGGCCTGCTCATGTTTAAGGCGGATAAGAGGCCCAGGGTCTGGGTGGTCCCGAGGCAACTCCGGAGGGACCTGATTTTCTGTGTGCATGACCCACCCTTGGGTGGCCACCAGCGGCCCGAGGAGACCTACAAGAAGTTGCGGTTGCTGGGGTGGTGGCCTGGGATGCAGGAGCATGTGAGGGACTACTGCCGGAGCTGCCTGTTCTGTATCCCACGAAACCTCACTGGCAGTGACTTGAAGGTCATTGAGTCCCCGTGGCCTCTCCGGTCCACTGCCCCCTGGTCCACCTTGCAGATCGAGGTGGTGGGCCCCATCACCATCAGCGAGGAGGGCCACAAGCATGTGCTGATCGTGGCTGACCCCAACACCAGGTGGGTGGAGGCCTTCCCGCTGAAGCCCTACACACACACGGCGGTGGCCCAGGTGCTGCTGCAGCATGTGTTTGCCAGGTGGGGCGTCCCCGTGAGGCTGGAGGCTGCCCAGGGCCCCCAGTTTGCTCGGCACGTCCTGGTGAGCTGTGGGCTGGCGCTGGGAGCCCAGGCAGCCtccctgagccgggacctccagTTCCCCTGCCTGACCAGCTCCGACGCCTACTGGGAATTCAAGAGGGCCCTCAAGGAGTTCATCTTCCTGCATGGCAAGAAGTGGGCAGCCTCCCTGCCCTTGCTGCACCTGGCCTTCAGGGCCTCCTCCACCCAGGCCACGCCTGTCCAGATCCTGACAGGAGACGAAGTGAGGCTCGGCAAGCCCCTGTGGTGGGAGATGAGCAGTGCCAATATCGAAGGCCTCAAGATGGATGTCTTTCTGCTGCAGCTCATTGGGGAGCTGCTGGAGCTGCACTGGCGGGTGGCCGACAAGGCTAGTGAAAAGGCAGAGAACAGGCGTTTCAAGCGGGAGAGTCAGGAGAAGGAGTGGAATGTGGGCGACCAAGTCCTTTTGCTGTCCCTCCCCAGGAATGGCAGCAGTGCCAAATGGGTGGGCCCCTTCTATATTGGGGATCGCCTGAGCCTGTCCCTCTACAGGGTTTGGGGCTTCCCAACTCCAGAGAAGCTTGGCTGCATCTATCCTAGCAGTCTGATGAAGGCCTTTGCCAAGAGTGGCACACCCCTGTCCTTCAAGGTTTTGGAGCAATGA